Proteins encoded together in one Zonotrichia leucophrys gambelii isolate GWCS_2022_RI chromosome 1, RI_Zleu_2.0, whole genome shotgun sequence window:
- the GGACT gene encoding gamma-glutamylaminecyclotransferase, with protein MARVFVYGTLKKGQPNYKHMINTAKGLAKFQGRGHTVEKYPLVIAGKYNIPYMLNIPGTGHHIAGEIYSVDEQMLQFLDEFEGCPDMYQRTLMRIQVVEWEGKGGAGEARAAADGVLECFVYSTATFPPEWVGLPYYDSYDSSGQHGLAYVLRESRE; from the coding sequence ATGGCCCGTGTCTTCGTCTACGGCACGCTCAAGAAGGGCCAGCCCAACTACAAGCACATGATCAACACGGCCAAAGGCCTGGCGAAATTCCAAGGAAGGGGCCACACGGTGGAGAAGTACCCGCTGGTGATTGCAGGGAAATACAATATTCCTTACATGCTGAACATCCCGGGGACAGGCCACCACATTGCTGGGGAGATTTACTCTGTGGATGAGCAGATGCTGCAGTTCCTGGATGAGTTCGAAGGCTGCCCAGACATGTACCAGCGCACCCTGATGAGGATCCAGGTGGtggagtgggaagggaagggcgGCGCGGGCGAGGCGCGGGCGGCGGCTGACGGCGTGCTGGAGTGCTTCGTGTACAGCACGGCCACCTTCCCGCCCGAGTGGGTCGGGCTCCCTTACTATGACAGTTACGACTCCTCGGGGCAGCACGGCCTTGCCTACGTCCTGCGGGAGAGCCGGGAATAG